Proteins from a single region of Paenibacillus sp. BIHB 4019:
- a CDS encoding WXG100 family type VII secretion target, with protein MVTSSQVSGYSTQCTELIRSAQACSSEMSQSIKGMTSYWNEMGQAQFAAECQSWIKAMNEVQRQLSQVQTSLNQYSNQLKQEELAKEREAARQREQEAAARNAAKSSTTVKAK; from the coding sequence ATGGTTACTTCTTCACAGGTTAGTGGCTATAGCACCCAATGCACGGAGCTAATAAGGAGTGCTCAAGCATGCAGCAGTGAAATGAGTCAATCCATTAAAGGCATGACTTCCTATTGGAATGAAATGGGCCAAGCTCAATTCGCGGCAGAATGTCAAAGCTGGATTAAAGCGATGAATGAAGTTCAGCGGCAGCTATCGCAAGTGCAGACAAGCCTTAATCAATATTCTAACCAATTGAAGCAAGAGGAGCTTGCTAAAGAACGTGAGGCAGCAAGGCAGCGTGAGCAAGAAGCAGCTGCAAGAAATGCTGCCAAATCGTCAACTACTGTAAAGGCTAAGTGA
- the essC gene encoding type VII secretion protein EssC, with protein sequence MDIKSASDTQIQRTPRIMPYYPDGELVLQDPARPLGKPTFSWLTILVPPLAMLVVAIFMSTLTKSHIMLISTIGMTTVTVVVSILNYRSTVKKHEEQTKKQEKKYLDYLFNIRYELLEASNQQREALRVISPSIDECISIVKQRQKQLWERTAIETDFLSVRMGNGMQPLALNPTYTSNTKAVDEDNPLEKIASTICEEMAFVQDVPVQIPLQSISTLGLFGKRAEVSEFLNALLVHLTTHHGFDDVKIVGLFDQAEMEMWGWTKWLPHTWDKDREIRFLASNEYEASILADVLLAEMKRRDEDKPSYGTKTIKLPHYVFLMLAPTLWEDSDLMKYIVSNNDSLGITSIFISERIDVALPLNSQVIIEVKNGQGMTRKDQNNCMGQATYHFLSDSVSCKRAEHFSRMLAPLTIKETKNNSFIPPMVTFLDSFNVKLVEELNITNRWGENQANRTLAVPLGQASAGKTLLFDMHEKNYGPHGLVAGTTGSGKSELLQSLLLALAVNYHPHEIAFVLIDYKGGGMANAFAGLPHLVGTITNLGGNQINRALASIKSELLRRQRLFGEAGVTSIDDYIVLYREHKVQLPLPHLIIVVDEFAELKSDQPEFMKELVSAARVGRSLGIHLILATQKPSGVVDDQIWSNSRFKLCLKVQTPSDSQEMLKRPDAAEIKEKGRGYLQVGNNEVFTLFQSSWSGAPYNNTDSEEEVAIKANSLSINGERKRLLPKVSNHNESKRLNQLESVVKYINRVSEEQNIREAFQLWLPPLPELLSLQELLVNEEGWNGQQWTEPGDYLVAPVGLIDNPSQQAQYQLKIDFGRDGHLLIYGAPSSGKTTMLKTILMSLALKYNPDYVHFYILDFGTRTLGVFNDIPHLGDVIYPEDEQKVDKLLQLLLTELEDRKRKFSKLGISNLVAYRSYTKEEIPSIVVALDNYTGFAESYVEQVLELGKLVREGGNYGIYFVFTGNAINTFPYRIAQNIKQSIVFQMVDSSDYSSIVGRTEGLEPAKVVGRGLVKDQMPLEFQGATPVEGESDDQIAEGIRVLSGQMKDKWKKKQVKTIAIIPDELSIKEFIENVKSHAGGQGEQKYAFPVGLDWDSTLPFAMDVSSTNNLLLSYAPSVNAELLFASLLHSMSAFLDSERVKINVFDSSTVLKSSGNINLEHVHYMRTEGEFSLLTHSVIEQLQIRKNDSREYVANMDDPDQFNESDYILSRYPLFIICLPDIKASIERMDSDSLQHMERIARFGGGLGVHLLIGGLAEEIDQLQLVTSLVPLLAEGESKMLVGGKPFEHTTLIGDSYKGDFQELNRKMQEGEARFVIGTEIKRLKMPTVL encoded by the coding sequence ATGGATATAAAAAGCGCAAGTGACACTCAAATTCAAAGAACACCTCGAATTATGCCTTATTACCCAGATGGAGAACTAGTTCTTCAGGACCCCGCGAGGCCGCTGGGCAAGCCGACATTTTCATGGCTTACGATTTTAGTTCCGCCGCTTGCCATGCTTGTTGTTGCTATATTTATGTCAACTCTTACTAAATCACATATTATGTTAATTTCTACAATTGGAATGACGACTGTTACCGTCGTTGTATCCATATTGAATTACAGGTCTACGGTTAAGAAACATGAAGAGCAAACGAAAAAGCAGGAAAAGAAGTACCTCGATTATTTATTTAATATCCGCTATGAATTATTGGAAGCATCTAATCAGCAACGGGAAGCACTCCGCGTTATATCTCCCTCGATAGATGAATGTATCTCCATCGTTAAACAGAGACAGAAGCAATTGTGGGAAAGGACTGCAATTGAAACTGATTTCTTGTCAGTCAGAATGGGGAATGGCATGCAGCCTTTAGCTCTTAATCCTACATACACGTCCAATACAAAAGCAGTAGATGAAGATAATCCATTAGAAAAAATAGCGAGCACCATTTGTGAGGAAATGGCCTTTGTACAGGATGTCCCCGTTCAAATTCCGTTACAGTCGATTAGCACGTTAGGGTTGTTTGGAAAAAGGGCGGAAGTTAGCGAGTTTTTGAATGCCCTACTTGTTCATTTGACAACTCATCATGGCTTCGATGATGTGAAAATTGTGGGGTTGTTTGATCAGGCTGAAATGGAGATGTGGGGCTGGACGAAGTGGCTTCCGCACACATGGGATAAAGATCGTGAAATTCGTTTTTTGGCTAGCAATGAATACGAAGCTTCTATTCTTGCGGATGTCCTATTAGCTGAAATGAAGCGGAGAGATGAGGATAAGCCCTCGTATGGTACGAAGACGATTAAGCTGCCGCATTACGTTTTTCTCATGCTGGCTCCCACTTTGTGGGAAGACTCCGATCTAATGAAATACATTGTTTCTAACAATGATTCGTTAGGGATAACAAGCATCTTTATCTCAGAGAGAATTGATGTTGCGCTTCCTTTGAATTCCCAAGTCATTATTGAAGTGAAGAATGGTCAAGGCATGACGAGAAAAGATCAAAATAACTGTATGGGCCAAGCCACTTATCATTTTTTATCAGATAGCGTGAGCTGCAAGAGGGCAGAGCATTTTTCTAGAATGTTGGCCCCTCTAACGATTAAAGAGACAAAAAATAACAGCTTTATTCCTCCAATGGTTACTTTTCTGGATAGCTTTAATGTGAAGCTGGTTGAGGAATTGAACATTACTAACCGCTGGGGAGAAAATCAAGCGAATCGGACGTTAGCTGTGCCTCTCGGTCAAGCTAGTGCGGGCAAAACGTTGCTTTTTGATATGCATGAAAAAAATTATGGCCCTCATGGTTTAGTGGCCGGTACAACGGGATCGGGGAAAAGTGAGCTATTGCAATCCTTATTGCTTGCTTTGGCTGTTAATTACCATCCGCATGAAATTGCTTTCGTTCTCATTGATTATAAAGGCGGCGGGATGGCAAATGCTTTTGCTGGTCTGCCTCACCTAGTTGGAACGATTACGAATTTAGGCGGCAACCAGATTAATAGAGCGCTTGCCTCCATTAAAAGTGAGCTTTTGCGTAGACAACGTCTATTTGGTGAAGCGGGCGTAACCAGTATTGATGATTATATTGTGTTGTACCGTGAGCATAAAGTTCAATTGCCGCTGCCTCATTTAATTATCGTTGTGGATGAGTTCGCTGAGCTGAAATCTGATCAACCCGAGTTTATGAAAGAGCTCGTTAGTGCGGCTAGGGTTGGCCGAAGCCTAGGCATCCATCTTATTTTGGCCACTCAAAAGCCCTCGGGTGTAGTTGATGATCAAATATGGAGTAACTCCAGATTCAAATTATGCTTGAAGGTCCAAACGCCATCGGATAGTCAGGAAATGTTAAAGCGTCCTGATGCTGCTGAGATAAAGGAAAAAGGCAGGGGCTATTTGCAAGTAGGCAATAATGAAGTGTTTACCTTATTCCAATCCTCCTGGAGTGGTGCTCCTTATAATAATACGGATAGCGAGGAAGAGGTAGCCATTAAAGCCAATTCGCTTAGTATCAATGGGGAGCGTAAACGGCTTTTGCCTAAAGTCAGTAATCATAATGAGTCTAAACGCTTAAATCAGCTGGAATCCGTAGTGAAATATATTAATAGAGTGTCTGAAGAACAAAATATTCGAGAAGCCTTCCAATTGTGGCTTCCTCCTTTGCCGGAATTATTGAGCTTGCAAGAGCTGCTGGTTAATGAAGAGGGATGGAATGGGCAGCAGTGGACGGAACCGGGCGATTATCTAGTTGCTCCTGTGGGATTGATAGATAACCCTTCACAGCAAGCACAGTACCAGCTCAAAATCGATTTTGGACGAGACGGGCATTTGCTAATCTATGGTGCGCCAAGCAGTGGGAAAACAACGATGTTAAAAACGATTTTGATGTCACTTGCCCTAAAATACAATCCAGATTACGTGCATTTTTACATTTTGGATTTTGGTACGAGGACACTAGGTGTTTTTAACGATATCCCCCATCTAGGCGACGTTATTTATCCAGAAGATGAGCAAAAAGTAGATAAATTACTCCAATTGCTGTTAACCGAATTAGAAGATCGCAAGCGGAAATTTTCCAAGCTAGGGATTAGTAATTTGGTTGCTTACCGTTCTTATACAAAAGAAGAGATTCCTTCTATCGTTGTTGCTCTAGATAATTACACGGGGTTCGCTGAAAGCTATGTGGAACAAGTGCTGGAGCTAGGGAAGCTAGTAAGAGAAGGCGGAAACTACGGCATTTATTTTGTTTTTACAGGCAATGCAATAAACACGTTCCCTTACCGAATTGCGCAAAATATAAAGCAATCTATTGTATTTCAGATGGTGGATTCTTCCGATTATTCAAGCATTGTTGGACGTACAGAGGGGCTCGAGCCAGCGAAGGTTGTTGGACGAGGACTTGTTAAAGACCAAATGCCTTTGGAATTCCAAGGAGCTACCCCTGTTGAAGGGGAGAGTGATGATCAGATTGCCGAAGGGATTCGTGTACTCTCAGGGCAAATGAAGGACAAATGGAAAAAGAAACAAGTAAAAACGATTGCTATTATCCCGGATGAGCTGAGCATTAAGGAATTTATTGAAAATGTAAAAAGCCATGCTGGCGGCCAAGGTGAACAGAAGTATGCTTTTCCAGTAGGGCTGGATTGGGATAGCACTCTTCCCTTTGCGATGGATGTAAGCAGCACAAACAATCTTCTTCTTTCTTATGCTCCATCTGTAAATGCAGAGCTGTTGTTTGCTTCTTTGCTTCACTCCATGAGTGCTTTTCTCGATTCGGAACGGGTGAAAATCAATGTTTTTGATAGTTCAACTGTTCTTAAGTCAAGTGGAAATATTAATTTGGAACATGTTCATTATATGCGAACGGAAGGCGAGTTCTCATTATTAACCCATTCTGTTATAGAGCAATTGCAAATTAGGAAAAATGATTCCCGCGAATATGTTGCGAATATGGACGATCCTGACCAGTTTAACGAAAGTGACTATATACTCAGCCGATATCCACTGTTCATCATTTGTCTTCCAGATATTAAAGCTTCTATTGAACGAATGGATAGTGACTCCCTGCAGCATATGGAGAGAATAGCCCGTTTTGGCGGGGGCTTAGGAGTCCATTTATTGATTGGCGGGCTTGCGGAAGAAATAGACCAGCTGCAGTTGGTGACGTCATTGGTGCCGTTACTAGCTGAGGGGGAATCTAAGATGCTGGTCGGTGGCAAGCCATTTGAACATACAACGCTCATTGGGGACAGCTATAAAGGTGATTTCCAGGAATTAAATCGCAAGATGCAAGAAGGCGAAGCAAGGTTTGTGATAGGCACTGAAATTAAAAGATTGAAAATGCCGACCGTATTGTGA